In one Papio anubis isolate 15944 chromosome 11, Panubis1.0, whole genome shotgun sequence genomic region, the following are encoded:
- the HPS6 gene encoding Hermansky-Pudlak syndrome 6 protein: MKRSGTLRLLSDLSAFGGAARLRELLAGDPAVRVRGSPDGRHLLLLRPLGTVAPQLLVAARGPGAELERAWPVGQPSPLDAFFLPWPARPALVLVWESGLTEVWGAGVGPGWRLLQSTELCPGGGARVVAVAALRGRLVWCEERQAGSEGPLGPPATAFSHCVCVRTLEPCGEASTSLGRTHVLLHHCPAFGLLASCRHLFLVPTATTWPGVAHVLLIWSPGKGKVMVAAPRLGLSYSKSLNPGRGDTWDFRTLLRGLPGLLSLREPLAVHTWAPTPHGLLLLDFGGTVSLVQSHGGTRAVGILQEAPVGPRGSAALGTFQGTLACVLGSTLELLDMGSGQLLERKVLSTDRVHLLEPPAPGMEDEEELETRGSLRLLSALGLFCVGWEAPQGVELPSAKDLVFEEACGYYQRRSLRGAQLTPEELRHSSTFRAPQALASILQGHLPPSTLLTMLRTELRDYRGLEQLKAQLVAGDDEEAGWTELAEQEVARLLRTELIGDQLAQLNTVFQALPTAAWGATLRALQLQPDGNGKLRSQAPPDVWKKVLGGITAVKEPPNGILPPFELLCQCLCRLEPRWLPSFVELAQQQGGPGWGAGGPGLPLYRRALAVLGEEGTRPEALELELLLSSGRPKAVLQAVGQLVQKEQWDRALDAGLALGPSSPLLRSEIFKLLLAEFAQHRRLDAHLPLLCRLCPPELAPAELLLLLRTYLPDEVGPPTPFPEPGAEPPLTVGLLKALLEQTGTQGWPSGPVLSPYEDILWDPSTPPPTPPRDL, translated from the coding sequence ATGAAGCGCTCGGGGACTCTGCGGCTGCTCTCGGACCTGAGTGCCTTCGGCGGCGCGGCGCGGCTCCGGGAGCTGCTGGCCGGGGACCCAGCGGTACGAGTCCGCGGCAGCCCGGACGGCCGCCACCTGCTGCTCCTGCGACCCCTGGGGACGGTAGCCCCGCAGCTGCTGGTCGCGGCTCGAGGGCCCGGCGCGGAGCTGGAGCGGGCCTGGCCGGTAGGCCAGCCCTCCCCGCTGGACGCCTTCTTCCTGCCGTGGCCAGCGCGGCCGGCGCTGGTGCTGGTGTGGGAGAGTGGCCTGACCGAGGTGTGGGGCGCGGGCGTGGGGCCTGGCTGGCGACTGCTGCAGAGCACCGAGCTGTGTCCGGGCGGGGGAGCCCGCGTGGTGGCAGTGGCGGCGCTCCGAGGCCGCCTGGTGTGGTGCGAGGAGCGCCAAGCCGGGTCCGAGGGCCCGTTAGGGCCGCCAGCAACTGCTTTCAGCCACTGTGTGTGCGTCCGGACCCTGGAGCCCTGCGGGGAAGCTAGCACCAGCCTGGGCCGCACGCACGTCCTGCTGCACCACTGCCCCGCTTTCGGGCTGCTGGCCTCCTGCAGACACCTCTTCCTGGTGCCCACTGCCACCACCTGGCCTGGCGTGGCCCACGTTCTACTCATCTGGAGCCCAGGCAAGGGCAAAGTGATGGTGGCTGCCCCACGGCTTGGCCTCTCCTACAGTAAGAGTCTGAATCCTGGACGAGGGGACACGTGGGACTTCCGGACCTTGCTCCGAGGTCTTCCTGGGTTGCTGTCCCTCAGAGAGCCACTGGCTGTACACACGTGGGCCCCAACTCCCCACGGCCTGCTGTTGCTTGACTTTGGGGGCACTGTGAGCCTAGTGCAGTCCCACGGTGGTACCCGGGCAGTGGGCATCCTGCAGGAGGCACCTGTAGGCCCGCGGGGGTCTGCAGCCCTAGGCACATTTCAGGGCACTCTGGCCTGTGTGCTGGGCTCCACATTGGAACTGCTGGACATGGGCAGTGGGCAGCTGCTGGAGAGGAAGGTCCTAAGTACAGACAGGGTACATCTGCTGGAACCGCCAGCCCCCGGCATGGAGGATGAGGAAGAACTGGAGACCCGAGGGAGTCTTCGTCTGCTTTCAGCCTTGGGTCTGTTTTGTGTGGGCTGGGAAGCCCCACAGGGTGTTGAGCTGCCTTCAGCCAAGGATCTGGTGTTTGAGGAGGCTTGCGGGTACTACCAGCGGCGGAGCCTGCGGGGTGCCCAGCTCACTCCAGAAGAACTGAGACACAGCAGCACATTCCGGGCACCTCAGGCCCTGGCCTCCATCCTCCAGGGCCACCTGCCCCCATCTACACTGCTGACCATGTTGAGGACCGAGCTTCGGGATTACCGAGGCTTAGAGCAGCTGAAGGCCCAGCTGGTGGCTGGCGATGATGAGGAGGCTGGTTGGACTGAGCTGGCAGAGCAGGAAGTGGCACGCCTGCTGAGGACCGAGTTGATAGGAGACCAGCTGGCCCAGCTCAACACTGTTTTCCAGGCCCTTCCTACAGCAGCCTGGGGTGCCACCCTCAGGGCCCTGCAGCTCCAGCCAGATGGGAATGGCAAGCTGAGGTCCCAAGCACCCCCTGATGTGTGGAAGAAAGTGTTAGGGGGAATAACTGCTGTAAAGGAACCCCCCAATGGGATACTGCCCCCCTTTGAACTCCTCTGCCAATGTCTGTGCCGGCTGGAGCCTCGATGGCTGCCATCTTTTGTGGAGCTGGCTCAGCAGCAGGGTGGGCCGGGCTGGGGGGCAGGGGGCCCGGGACTGCCCCTGTATCGCCGAGCCCTGGCAGTGCTAGGTGAGGAGGGGACCAGGCCTGAGGCTCTGGAGCTAGAGCTGCTCTTGAGCAGTGGGCGGCCCAAAGCTGTGCTCCAAGCTGTCGGGCAGCTGGTGCAAAAGGAGCAATGGGATCGGGCTCTGGATGCAGGCCTGGCCCTCGGCCCCTCCAGTCCCTTGCTTCGAAgtgaaatcttcaaactgctgcTGGCCGAGTTTGCCCAGCACCGCCGGCTTGATGCTCACCTTCCCCTCCTTTGCCGCCTGTGCCCACCAGAACTGGCTCCAGCTGAGCTCCTGCTTCTACTGAGGACATACCTCCCAGATGAGGTGGGGCCCCCTACCCCATTTCCTGAGCCTGGAGCAGAGCCCCCTCTCACTGTGGGCTTACTCAAAGCCCTGCTGGAGCAGACTGGGACTCAAGGATGGCCCTCAGGCCCAGTTCTAAGCCCATATGAAGACATCCTATGGGACCCTAGCACTCCACCCCCGACTCCACCTCGGGACCTATGA